The sequence below is a genomic window from Bombus fervidus isolate BK054 chromosome 2, iyBomFerv1, whole genome shotgun sequence.
TACTCAAATTCACTTGTTTAAAGAGAACATTTCATGTTGCATTGTCATAGAACTTTGCTAAGTCCAAAGACTCCTATAAAAGAGACATATAGAAAAGGTATTGAGAAGAGAAATCAACTGTCTCCTTTTAATATCGATACTCCCAATAggcaaaaaatattgaaaaatggtCTACCCTCTAGAACTGGTACATGTCTAGGAAGTGGAGGATTTGGTACTGTGTATAAAGCATTGTATAAAGGTAAAATATGTCTTTAGTATTTTtctctaattaattattatcagtCTTAATTATTATCACTTGAATACTAAATACTTGATAGGTGATCAAGTTGCAGCTAAAGTGATGCAAACAGAAAAATCTTTCAATACATTGAAAGGTGAAGAACATGCTTCTTTATTAAGACATTCTAATATCGTAAAAGTGCTAATGATAGAACAAGGTGCTTCTCTATCTTTAATAACAATGGAGTTATGTGGTACTACTTTACAAGAATATATAGAGGAAACGGTCTTAACTAAAACCAAAagaatttgtatattaaagGACATAACTTGTGCTTTGCAATTTTGTCACAATGCTGGTGTCATTCATGCAGATGTCAAgcctaaaaatatattactgtCTGCAGACGGTCAACCAAAGCTTACAGATTTTGGTAGTTCCGTATTAATAGAAGAGTCAAatggaattaataaatttcacgtaTGTTTCTACTGTATAATcatttatatcgtttattaagaaaaagattttttttcttaGGGTACACCAGGATATGCTGCTCCAgaagtaataaaagaaaataaactgACTCCTGCAGCAGATATTTACTCTTTAGGAGTTGTAGCTTGGCAAATGTTATTTAGAAAACTGCCATTTGCTGGATTACACAGTCATACGATTATTTATCTTTCTGTGAAGGGACATCGCCCAGCAGATAATAATATTGATGATGAATTTCAAGGTGTCTATAAAACATTGTATAGACAAATGTGGTCACAAAATGCTACTGATAGAATTACAACCAACGAAGTAATAAGCAAGATCGATATGCTACTTTgttcttaatatttattcgaattattattcttaatcgacagatatttttaatattctgtaGTAGTACGTGTAAATTAcagatcaaatttttattgtacaaaatataccAGAGAAAGTTACTTTTTTACGTGTCAGGCATTTCTCCACCAGGTACAAGCTGCAAAAAAAACGgtttgttatataaaactaGCAAACTGATAAatagttttaataataattgtattcaagaaggtattttaaattgttaaaagtataaaaatatattaaccaTTGTGATATTGCTTCCGTTAAGCAGTATTTGATCAAGCTTGGTGACTCTTCGTCCCTCGGGTGTTGCTTCGCTTTCTGTCACGTCTTCGAGCAGCATATTTACAAAATCATCAAAACCTAACAAGGTACCGACAATTTCTTTATCgtttttcataataatatgtatcCGAGAACCGATACATTTGTCAACTAATtctgaaaattaatgaaaattaattattcatactATGATAACCAAAACAAAAAAGTGaggttaaaaataaatttgtaaacaaGGCGCATCTTACCTAAAGGCAATAATGTTGATGGATTTGTACTGACAGAACTCGTCATAATGTGAAAGCGTTAGTGAGatataagataattaaaaataaaaataacagcacaagttattttttatttcatcggGAAATAGCGGGAATAAGATAATACCTGAAAACACCACCGAGGTGCCATCTATGCTATAAGCAACAATACAATCAATGTTCCAAAATCTAGAACATGTGTAGGCGTAGGCAAATAATATCTGTTAATCGTAGTAAGAAAATGATAGTCTTATATGTATACTATCTTTGATTTAGTTAGAGTTTTTGCGATTATTTACCACCAAAATATTACATCACATATTCTGAAtgaatttttcacttttcgaATTTTCCTAAATTTCGAATTTAGTGTCAACTTGTCAACTTGTAAATAGATAAGTAAAACCGTATTGTACTctacgtaatattttttgttttaacggTATTGATCTCGTAAAAGCACAAACAGATAGCAAGGTTTACTCCACCTTTagattatttcgttatttgtacgatattttgtatttgatgTAGTTTTTACGAGTTTCTACGTTCATAGATCGCCCTACCGTGAAACCACTGTTTACGGTGGGGATTCTTCTGTCCGTGCAAGTGCCGGAGATTTCCTCTCTGTAAGTACCAATTGCTAACGCTTGTTCTaggaaatacatatatagggAAATTACATGCATAACTTTGCCAACCATGGAAGTCGGTAAAGCAACATCAAAATTTTGGACGTTAACCGAAGTATTGTAACCTGTATAACTTTTAATAAGTTTGATAATCGCAATCATGATGAACATTCATAGTATTATATTGTTACAGTATTGTTTGTACAAATGATTGAACGATTCAACAATCTAATGCTTTATTTTCATCGCAGTGTAACATATTATGTTTCACGAGACAATGCAAAGCATACGTAATATTTAAACAGAGACTAACCTCCCTTTCGATAAGGCcacattatatacaaaattgcggggaaacgaagaaatagaACGTGTAAAACGATCGAGAACACTAGACGTCATGTCGTAGTCATTTCAATGGCTTTAATGAAATTGCGCGACATTTTTGAAAAGAATGATCTTCCTGAATTATTATCTGGGAGAAAATCAAAGGGAGAAGGTTGAAGGACTGTACCTGTGACTCGTCATGTGACCAGTTTTCATCGGAGGGACGTTTATTGGTCAATGTCAGCGTCAGCGTATCCCCGACGAACGCGCAAGAGCGCAGGTATATCCTTTCTCGTATGCCCCTTCTTTACGAAAGGACAAAGCGGCTTCGTCGGTTCCCGTTACGGCAGACTTTGGTCGCGGCTCGTGAAAGAAAGGCGGAACGACGGAAAAATCTACGAACGAGCACACAGTGTGCGGAAGGATCGTGTGAAATAAACTTGTATTGTGCAAAGTGGACGCTCCCAGGTACTTGTGTGTATCGTGTTTACCGCGCATGGTCCGTCCAGAAGAACCACCCTTCTTTTTCTAATTACTTTAATTACAAAGAGCAGAATAATCGCCGTGTGCTCCGTGTCTGGTGCTTTTTAAAAGATACGGTACAATAATATTCATAGAATCGGGTAAAAATGGCGGCTTGAATCTGATCGATGATTAGATTCGTGGATTGTTTCGTGACCGACAGATCTTTGCGCGATCGTTGAAACGTGGATTCGTCCATGACGAGGATACGTCCTGTTGATCCTGTTAATGGTATCTCGACGTGATACCTGATAAATCGTAGGAACACGTTCGAATGGAAATCGATCGGAGGAGGAGAAGAAACCGAAAAAGTGGCGCGATCGGTGATACGTTCGGTAATACGCGTACCAACGTGCGAATATACGTAACGGATAGTTGACGCAAAAGTCCGTTACCCTCAGTGGTATTTGATGCTTGGCCGACGTGCGCGTGTTCATACTGGAGATCGAGAAAGTGTGTAGCGGCGATTTAACGTTAGACGAGCGTTATCGTTTGCTTCGACGGTTATGCTATCCTCTTGtgaaaagattttaaaaagaaacgtcGAAGAGAAATCACTTGGTGTGAAAGATCGAGCGATGAACTAGAACGCAAAGAAGGCGATAGGAATTCTGGTTGGCCGCGAACGAAGAAGGAATCGGAGGACGTGCGCTCTCGTGGAAGTGGAAGAGGAGCGCGCCAAGTGGAAGGAGCAACTGAGCAACGGTGGCGAAACAggagcgaaagagagaaaatatcTCGGAGATGAAAATCGGTGGATCGCGGTTCTCTAGGGAGTCGACTAAAAGGTAGTAAGAGGAGGCCAGTCCGGATTTGAGTAGCGAAGACTAGATCGTGGTCGGTTCCTTCGGGCTGTTTAGGTCGTCGTGgcaacgagaacgaaggaaaagagGACGACCGCGTCTAACCGGGTCGCGGTCGTGGAAAAATCGAGCGTGCTACGGTGATTCGGTGGAAGGATGACGACAACCACTGGAAGATACGGTGCTATGGAAATGAGACATTCCAGGAGCGAGGATTTACTCGGTGTGATCTCCGGCTCGCGATCTCCGAGTCCAAACGTGCCTCTGCCTAGTACCGCCTCCGAGGACGACCTTATCGCGGCCAGCGCCCTCCACGAGGCCACTGACTCCACCATAAAACCACCGTGTCCCTTGTTGTCCTCGAGGGTTGCCGGACCGGCGGGTTTTCCAGCGGATCGTATCGATCCAGAGGATTCCATCCGAGACATCGTCACTGAAAACGATCTCTACAGGTTCGTATacgtttctccttttcttcctttgatCCTTTATTCTGTGCAATTAGATCGGGTAAGGTTGTTGGTCGCTATCGTGCGtgacaatttatattaatgcAGAGCTAGCTTCCTGCTAGAACATTCTTTGTTTCGTTTACGtaacttgaaataaaaagaaacgtttcagAATGATTCGATCGATAGTCGACGAGGCAACTTTTTTCCGAGGTTCCTTCCCAagcaaatttttctttgaacaCTTTCTGTATCTTGATATCGCTTTTTTCGCCGGTGCGGTGTTtgcacatttttttctttttctttcttttattttccatcaGTCGATACTTTTATGCCGCACGTATTGATACGTTTCGTGAACATCGATCTCTCGACTTTACCTATTGACGTAGCACGTTGTATATTTAAGTCAATGATATCAccgatttttatctttaagCTATTGGTTTTTGTCGAAAGTCATAAATAAACGGTCCGGTATCGGACGCATGTTTTTAGCTTACTATCTTTTCCTGAAACGAGTCGCTTCGATTCCTACTTTCCTCGATCGAAAGATAGAGGTCGTGTACGACCGAGTACTCGAACCGTATAATAAGCGTGCCGATAAAAGCGATCTAAATGGAAGAAACCAAGAATTCCAATGAAATACTCATGTACCGGCTTCTTGATAATTTACGACCCGAAgagcttgtttcgaagctgaTATTACTAGATTTGCAAGTGCCGCAGGCGCGAGATCCGGGACTACGGAATATGTATGTTAACTATAAACGTAGACGAGTTTTACGAGATTTCCTATGCTTCGCAACGATGCCTAAAACGTTAAATGCGTAACGTCCGTATTCATGTTAACGCCGATGTTCGACCCCAGCAGGCTATAAAATTATTGCTCTGTTTATCGGTAGACGGGAGAGAGTTTAAAACTTGAAAAAAGATATGTAGCCGCgcgattcaatttctttttcgataaTTAATCGCACAGATTTCTACATCGTTAGTAATTTTCCACTACCCGTAATTAATACGCTTTTGTCGAATTCTCGAAACACGGGATTACCGATTTAATTTGgttgaatatttttgatttCAATCTACTCGATTTGGAAGAATTAGTTAAGGTAAGATTAAGACGAGTTAAAAGCGGTTAGCCGTTTTCACGACAGAAACAATTAAAGCCACATCTCTTTGCGAATAATCAAAATACTGATAAACGTTCTCGAGAATTTTGCCGACGTGCTTTTACGAAAGGCGATGACGACGAATTTGTTCGATTTATCACGAACAGCATATATCTTAAATCGTTGATTGGAACGCGTACACGTAAAGGCGCGCGGAAGAGGGAAAATCGTTTCCGGTTCGcatcgtcgcgtcgcgtcgcgtcgcgtcatGTCGCATGTAGTTCAATTTAGTCGATGACGTCGAATCATTGACAAACTATTCGAGCTAGCTGATTCGTAGACGCGCATACGCAGCAGACACGCAACGTGTTTAAAAACGGAAAGCGAGGagcgtttcatttttaatgaaGAAGGAGCGGCTTCCGTAGAATAGCGCGAGACGGTCTCAATGAAAACGGCttcgaaggaaattacgaaCGACTCCGGAGTGGAGCCAGCGGGCGTCCACTTAAAACACGATTTAATCAATGCAATTAATCAGCTCGCCTCGGTTTCAACAACTTCAGTAATTTTGTCTGTAATTAGAGAGATAGCCGCGCTTCTTTTACCCTCGTTACTTACAAGACAAACTGCGATGATTAATCATAAGCGCGAGCacgaattctttttttttcttttccgttagatatttctttttttatcgctcggaaagaaatttattctctCGAAAGATGCTTGGAAACAGATACCGAATATTTCACGCGCAATGCACGTTCAATGGTAAAAATACGAATCGTGAATAGGTTAAAAATAACTTTCATTTTTGGCAACACGACGCCCCATGCTAACCTCCTATCACAGTCGTCATTTGCATATgctatagaatatatattcaCGCATTAAACGATTCGCATATGTACTAAAACAGTACTGTCAGCCATTATGATTTTAAACTTTGGCATGTCTGATCGATATCTGATCGATAATCTAACCTCTCAAATAacgatacaattttaatagTGATATTAACGTGTAATATCGCATAAAATTcacatgtatttttattaaaaagctGTCAGCCATTATGATTTTAAACTTTGTCATGTTTCATTGATATCTGGTCGATGACCTAACCTCTCAAATAacgatacaattttaatagTGATATTAACGTGTAATATCGCATAAAATTCACacgtatttttattagagAGGCTTCCTCGTCGAGTTGACAACATTGAAGGAAAAAGCACGAGTTCCAGTTCTACCGGTATCGTTTCGATCAGCTAAATATATGTAGGTATCGGAATCGACGATCAACGAGTTCTCCGATGCGTAACCGTTGACTCGTGCCCCTCCGATGTCGAGCGCCATCGGTTGGCTCTTCAGTCATTGTGCAGAAAAGAACAAAGCTAAAGATAGCGATATATTTGAGAGCTGTTTCTCCGTCTTCGTTATCCTTCCATTGTGTATCATCCACGTCAACCgaaatacatacgtacatacgtattacaataaaaataggaTCGAGTCCCGGAGAAGCGAATAAAGTAAAAGCATTTGCtttctaatttcattttcctcgAGCTTTTGCAAACTCATTTTTCTCCGCCTCTTCAATTTCTCATCGATAAAACGGTTGCGTCATTATATTGTAAATGTACCAATTAAGATATATAAGTCACAGCGACCAACTTAAGAAATTAGTCTGTGGTCTGCAAAGGGGTAACCTTGTCACTTGCGAAATAAAGAAACGCGGTGTGAGGTTGTCTTTATTTAGATTTTCGAGATATCCAACGGCGATCGTTATATACAGGCGAATTGCTTGGAAACTTTGCTCGTTAACTTCGAGATTAACGAAAAGAAGCATTGGAATccggtttcttcttttttctttctcttcttttttttttggcaaGATTTATTGATATCACGGTATTTGCTTGTTTATTCGTGAAAACGTAGCTAGCTAACTACTATGTACGTGGTTATTTAATTCGTTACAGAATACGTACATACCGTGAAAATGTACTGTACCATTTAGAGTTTAGTGTATTTTAAAGGAACGAGGCTAGCTTCTAGGTCTTAACGGGTAATGGTCGGAAAATAATTCCGTCTAGCTGTTGTGTTTCTCTCGCTGAGTTGGCTAGCGTTAATACCAATTCCATATAGATTTTTACGGTTAAATAATTAACCGTGCGTAGTTAAGCTGTTAAACCGCGGagtttaatttcaaaaatcccTTACGCGTTGCGTAGTTAAAATCAAACAAGGACGAGTACATACGTCGAACGCAGGGCAAATGTTCCTATCATCAATTTTTGCAAAGAAAGGATCCATTGTTGAAAAAGGCATCGCCATTAAGAACTTAAAAATTgccaaaaaataataaagtaaaatacacGAATGGGGATACATTGGAGAAAATAATCAATTCAATTTAGAAAAAGCGTACAGAGCATAACCGATATATCAAAGAGAATAATCAAATGATTTTTCTTCTATAAAATACAGAGCAAGTTTGCCGAAGGTATAAAGGAAACATACCACTAAATGTCCTTTGCATTACTTTTCACCGAAATTTTCAGTTCTTACAGTAaatggtaattttttatttcacacgACGAGTATACACGTCAACCGCaccgaaataaaattctgaatTGACGCGTATACACGTCGAACGCAGTTAACCGGTTAAGTTAGTCGTTCCACATAGACGATTGAAATAGTTGCAATTAACAAATCGCTGGAAATTAAACGGTACGAATGTAGTTCGTTACGGAGCTGcgttaacgtttaacgtcgtGTTCCATggtttatcatttatttattaattccattcttatattttatttttattgacaaAAGGGAAGTACGAATTACTTGAGAACAAATCTTTTTACCAATGTCGTGACGATAGTACGATGTTTCGTTCTGCTTGCTTCATAAACAAATTTCACCAGTGTTTCCGAAAAGACGCGTTTCTTCGCTTTCTTTCGCTAACGCGCATCGCGAAGTAGAGTAGATATTCGATCTCCTAGCAAAAAACACACATCGCTCGaggcaaaaaaagaaaagaaacaagcaTAACACACCCTTTTGTGGTTACTGCACCATTTTTGGCCGCGACGATACACATCGTCGTTAACCCTTTCACTGGAATACTTGGCTTAGAAAGTCGCTGGAAAATCGTTATTATGCAAACTATTCGAAGCGCTGCTCGTGATAAACGGTAGCCTAATTCGTACGCCAATTTCTCCATCGACGAATGACCCGATTTACGAGCGACTCAATccgaaaattttttattgtccCAGCTTTACCGCGTCGCTTCTCTTACTCGCGTGTTATGCAACACGCGTGTACTCGCCAACAATACGTGCAATTTCCTTGGTACTTGTCGGCGAAACGCGCCGAATGTCGCCACGCGAATACGCGTCCAGATTTCTCGCTTCTTTTTGTGAGCTGCGTATCGACGAAAGTTTCCATTTGAATAGACGTGTGGCACATTGGGCTGTGAGCCAAATTTGCAACTGTATGGCAGCCTCGAGTTGCAAGATGTATCGAGATCCTAAATTAAAACGTCGTGTAATATCCATCGATGGACGAGACAGAGACTCGTACAGCAAGCAGTGTTCTTTGTAATGGCCACTGATCTTTTCGATAAGAACTGAACAAAGATTTGCTATGTCACTGCGacgagagaaggaaaagagagaagaatagAAAAGGAAGGGAAAGTTCGTTTCGTCCGGAACAGCTAAGCGAATGCTTTCCAGAATTATGTTTTTCCACGTGTATGTCTCTGCTGATACTCGTAGAAAAATCACCATGTATTTCATGGGTTCCTCGTTCCTAATATTCCCTTAATATTAACACATTGTTGACCGGTCACGAGCTAACTCGTGTTTTCATGGCCAAACGTTACCGACCGGCCACGAGTAAACTCGTGATGCACTTTTTTTCGCATCAGCGTCAGACCACGTCTTAGAAAAAATAATCACTGGCAGAAAAACAAATCCGACTATAGCGTGTAGAGTATGCTCTTCAAAATAAAAACGCAGCGAAACTagatatatttgcaaaagTTGTTGTGTACCATTACACGTAGGTGATTGTTACACTGTTTATCatacgaaaaagaaatattaaaaattgaataataaataaaatttattaaagtttatttatattgtttaactTCCACAtccaattacgaaataacagCCAGTGACATGAGATAAATTCTCAGTAAAATTACCGGTCAACAATGTGTTAAGGCAATCAAATAGATGGTTACGGCATTTGCAGTAATTAATGCGTAGAGCGTGCGGATCAAAACCtgaaatctataaaaattctGCTAACCGAGTATGCGAAAGGTGCAcgggaaaatatttttgcaaccTGGTGGCATTTCGCGTTAACACGTCGAATAGCATGGGGGTCACCGATGACCTCAATgagataaattcattaatgATGATTATACACCGTAACATACCTCTTGTAGGTAATATTTCAACATATTTCATATGTATcgcttaataaaaaattcatcgtgGCGCTACAGTCAAACCTTGTAAAACTGGCGTGGCATTCAACGTATTAAACATCCGTCGTCGTAAGGTTCACAGAAAAACGTATTACGATCGGTATATTACaggagaattttatttaatttttacgcCTATGGCCGGTACAAGCGCTAAGGTGTCTTGAACTGTGTGCCAACTGTTCCTTGGCCTTTAACTAGTTACCTGTTGTAACCTCTTTGAAAAGTGTGTACCTAAAATGTGTCAGGAAAAGTAAGCAATGACGAATATACTCGTCAGATACAGTGTGGTTGTTACAACTTAATTCCATATTATAACAGCCATTGTCGACAGGGCTCGTCATCAACACgaaatattgccatttcttcgtgacgagtatactcgtcaaagaCGGCTAACTGGTTGATACCACGGTCCACGCGAATTAAGCTCGAAGAGGCTTAAATCCGGGAACAAATTGACGATACAAATGTTTTTGCATAATGCGATTCGGAAcgatatttgaaagaaaataagcaactttgaaacaattttctttcgatgttccataaacaaaatatcgattaaaCGGAAAAACACAACTTTGTCTTACATTTCGTTTTACGTCCCAGAAACTACCTGCAAGACTGTAGAAGTTTCAGTAGAAAGTTATGGCTAATAAAGTTTATTATCTGTAAAATGAGATCTGTTACGTTATGATAAGCATAATCGTTAGCTTGTAAATTAGTAACAAACGCGAAGAAATCCGTTTTTCTTCAATCGTTTACATCTTTAATCAAAATTGTCAATACAGTGGTATGATCGTACAGTCTCAcactttaaataatattcaacaaTGAAACAGATGTTACcaatcgtttccttttttttagtaatccaaattaaaaaaaaaagaatgtctTTCTAAATGCTACAATTGCCGAGATAATGTGACTTTTTCCATAAGTTACAATTTTCAGCTTCGCAAACGTTCTTCTGCCCTTTATGGGCATCCGATCGAAAATGACCCACATGTATCGCAAACAATAAACTGTAAACAGacttatttcatttcttgATGTTTAATAGTTTAGCGTTGCTgatttttatggaaaaagACCTGTCTTGGAAATGATTGGTGCCAGAGAAAcacctttttttttaaattacgtaAAATGACTGCAGAAATCGGTAGAACAAGTTCCACTACGATATAGTGAAAAATGCAAAAGTTGTATTTTAGCGTTTGAATGACTACATTTTTGTTTacttacatatcaaaatataGATCTTCCTATATAGCGTATAAGCTCGGACAATAAGAGAAATAAGCTTTTTATtgcaaagaaaaaattttctgTTTGTCTTAGTATGAGTAATATTTGTTTGTCATGACCCGCCATAAACACTTTTCAACTTAATctctattcatataagtattttcggtttgTGGATGGTCCTTAAAACAGTCTTTAGGTTTATTCCACGCTCTTccaaattacggagaaagcgaatGTTTGTCTAATAGAAAAGGCAATTTTTCGCATAAACAAGGACACCCATAAACCGCAGGGGACTTCCACGTCATACCTTCAGTCATTAACGTAGATTATGACCAATGAGCATTACGGATTGTTAACCTCACTTTCTGACGAAAGTGAGAACTATGAATTTGAATCCTTCGTTCAAAGTACACACCTACACTGAGCTTTCTTCCGTAATAACACAAGACGGGTCTTCACTGTTCCACCGTTCCTATGTCAACTCAACCTTAGATAACACCGGTGCGAATTACAAGAGAATTCGAGGAACAGAAGTCAAGTCATCAAACACGAAAAGAGCCTCTGGTCGTACTCATTCGTAGTTTGTCATTCCATAAATAACATTGTATTCACGCTGAAGTTGTTGGAtcttttacatatattatataatctgTTAAGATCAGAGTTATATTAATTCAACCACTCTTATTATCCCGAAAGAAATAAgggatcgatcgattcgtgaCGTCGATTAATCGAATCGATTAATCGAATCGTAACAACAGGTATTTACGACTCCCATTGACGCGCTTCTTCGAGATCGCGTCTCCCCACGAACGGTCGAAAGTTCACACAAAGTCTCGATAATTTGTGCGACTGTACGATTGCACCATTGTATCGCAATTCTAACCAAAGCTGTAGACGACTGAGAAAAAGTGGATTTCTTTTTACTAATTTGCAACCTAACGATTGAGCTTATAATGACGTAGCAGGTCGCATTTTACagataatcaattttattagcCGTAACTTTCCACCGAAACTTTTTCACCTGCGACATACTGTTTTCAAGACATAAAACGAAATGTAAGAAAGATTGgtgtatttttcgtttatgAAAAATGTCGCTTATTTTGTACTGCGTATCGTTCTGAATCATATGATACAAAAACATTTCTACCACTAATTTGTCtctgaaaaaatatgtattcgaCTAGACTACTatttactactactactatatTTCTGCTACCATCGTGGACTATTTTGTGGTCGGACAAAGGTCCACCAGTAGTCACTTTCTCTAAAATCATTTCTACCGCGAACATTTTTCAGAATTCTCTTACAGTAGCTTAACTGTTACTTGTTGTTACTTAGCCACAATCGCGAatttcgttggttctggcttAACAAAGAGAAACGAACTACCGTTCCACGATTCTACCAACGAAACCAAGAATCATCGAAAACAACGTTCCCTCAGTGTGTGTCATCTTTGACATTTGATATTCGGACTTTCGACCGATGGACGACTATCGCAACGATCGAATCGTCTTACCGAATATCCTGGAAACTGACGTATAGTTCAGCTGCTGAACTGAATCTGACTCGGTTCAGCAGCTGAATCTGAACTTTTGTCCTCCGCTCGGTATCCTTTGAAGCTGTGTGAGTTTGAAATGCAGAAGCGAAGATAATCGGTGGCTCGTATTGCGATCGGTACCTTCGACACCTGGCTAGAATTACATTGCGATATTTCAGTTTCACATGACGCTGGAGATTCGGTCCGGAAAGGCGTGACGGGCGGATTCTTGAAGAGCAGAGTAGAGGCTGACTGCTGGCTGGTTGGCAGGCAACCCGGAAGACAAGCAAAGATCGTTGTTGGATCTCGAAGCGGGAACACCGCGCGTCTCGAGCAATCGTGAAAGCGAAAGTCTCGGAGAGAATGGACGAGCCGTTACACGGCAGTGCGAGTGTCAGTGAGTGAACCAgtcgaagataaaaagaacCGGAGAGAGGAAGTTTCGGTGGAGGGCAACAGATTCGCAGCGATCAATAAgaagagagaacgagagagagagagagagagagagagagagagagaaatcgaTCGGCGAACCAACTGCAGGCAACTTGCAGTCGACGAGCGCATCGGGTCGCATCAGACCCGACCGGGCCACACCATGACCGAAAGGTCGGCTTCCTGCTCGCTAGCTTCTCGATGTCGTCGCGAGTATCGCTCGTTACACGTGCAACCTTCGCGTGGGACCCGAGCACGCTTCCGGTTTCCAAACGGCAGATCTCTAACGAGAGATCTCGTCGACGACGAACTCAATCCGCTGCGATTGATAGGCCAATAAGATTGTTGCGCATTCGGTGATACTGAAACGAGGCTGTCTGTCTCAGAATCGTTGTTCTGCCTGTGAATTATGTCGGCTCTTAATCGCTATTCGAATCTTCGTCCACGACGACGATAGAATCAGGCTTGCTGGGTGAAACATCTGAAACGTAGAGTTTCGTTTGATACGAATAAATGGGAATAAAATCGCGGGCAGGTGTCACGCGATTATATCATACGGCTAGCATTTTTCCACGAGATT
It includes:
- the Mos gene encoding proto-oncogene serine/threonine-protein kinase mos, yielding MYKMASPQKLATKFCNISPQILKNVDGRTLLSPKTPIKETYRKGIEKRNQLSPFNIDTPNRQKILKNGLPSRTGTCLGSGGFGTVYKALYKGDQVAAKVMQTEKSFNTLKGEEHASLLRHSNIVKVLMIEQGASLSLITMELCGTTLQEYIEETVLTKTKRICILKDITCALQFCHNAGVIHADVKPKNILLSADGQPKLTDFGSSVLIEESNGINKFHGTPGYAAPEVIKENKLTPAADIYSLGVVAWQMLFRKLPFAGLHSHTIIYLSVKGHRPADNNIDDEFQGVYKTLYRQMWSQNATDRITTNEVISKIDMLLCS
- the LOC139998119 gene encoding U6 snRNA-associated Sm-like protein LSm5, with translation MTSSVSTNPSTLLPLELVDKCIGSRIHIIMKNDKEIVGTLLGFDDFVNMLLEDVTESEATPEGRRVTKLDQILLNGSNITMLVPGGEMPDT